One Prochlorococcus marinus XMU1411 genomic window, GCCCCATGATCTAGCTACTAGATTGATTGCCTCAGTAGCATTTCTTGTAAAAATAATTTCTTTTGCTGAATTCGCTTTTATATATTTGCTAATTAAATATCGTGCATTTTCAAATGCTTCTGTTGCTTTAGCACTTAATTGATGTGCACCTCTATGTACATTAGCATTAAAGTTTTTGTAATATTCATCAATTTTTTTTAAGACTTGTACTGGTTTTTGTGTGGTTGCAGCATGGTCTAAATAAATAATTTGCTCATTACTTTTTAAGGTCTTATTTAAAAGAGGAAAGTCTTTCTTAGTTATTTCAGGAAAATTTTGAATCGTTTCCATTAATTCTCATTTAAAAGTTTATCAAGCAAATCCCATTTATCTTTTGAAATGGGAATAAATGAAATTATTTCTTGAAAGTAAGAACTTAATTGTAGTTTACTTGCTTCTGTTAATGTGATTCCTCTTGTTCGCATATAAAAAAGTTCTTCTTCATTTAGTTGCGAAATTGTAGCCCCATGCTTGCATTTGACATCATCAGCAATTATTTCTAATTGAGGTTTGGTATCTATTTGTGCGAGATTTGATAAAAGTAAATTTCTGCTTAATTGGGAAGCATCAGTTCTCTGGGCAATTTTCGGAACTATTATTGAACCTTCAAATATTGCATGTGATTTATCATCAGCAAGTGATTTATTAATTTGATCTAGAAATCCATTTGGGCCATTAAATTCTATTTTTGTATAAGTTGAAATTTGCTCATCTTTTTTTGTTATTTGCATACCTTTGATATTTGTTTTAGCGTTGCCCGCAGATTGTTTAATACTAATTTCAAATCTCGCGTAATTGAATTTGAAATGTAAAGATCCTAAGTTGTATACACTATTTTTTTGTTGAATTACATTGAGAGAATTTAATAGATTGGAACTGTTTTCACCGTAAGAAACAACACCATGATTTACTGAACTATTTTCTTTCAAGCAAAAGAAAGTTGATTGAGATAATGAAGAGTTTTCTTTACCAAGATTTACTTGTAATAATTCAACATCACAATTCTTTTCTAAAAATATTACGAGGGTTTTTGCGTTTAAAGAATTACTTGATGCATGACTAAAAATTTCAATAGGAGGAATTTTTGATCCATTTATTTTTAATCCCAAAATATTATTTTTACAACTTAAAGACAGATTTAGTAAGTCACTCCAATTTTCGTTTTGCTTAAAAAAAGATATCTGTTCCTTGATATATTTTTGTAATTCATCCTCACTTAATTTCTGTATTGAATAATTTTTCTCTATTAATTTAGTTTGGCAATTCTCACCAATTATTAATCTAATAGTACTTTGAGAATTTTTCGGATATGGTATATCAAATTTTGAATCTTTTTCATTAATTGAGTAATCTAAAAAGTTTGACAATTTTGATTTATTTGAAAGTCTCCATAGTTCACTTTTAGGATTAGGGAGAGGGCTTGATTGTAATTTATGAAGACAGATTTTTTGTATTTCTGTTAGGTTATTATCCGATTTATTGGTTTTTATTTTTTCAATAATTTCCATTTGTTTAGGTCTCTTTTATAAAGTTATCAGTCCATTCATACCCTTTTTCCTCAAGCTCTAGAGCTAGATCACTCTCACCAGTTTTTATGATTTGTCCGTCTGACATAACATGGACATAATTTGGTTTAATTTCATCTAATAATCTTTGATAGTGGGTAATAAGTATAATTCCAGTTTGTGCATTAGATATTTTTTTAATTCCTGATGCCACTATTCTTAGAGCATCGATATCAAGACCAGAATCGGTCTCATCTAATATTGCTATCTTAGGCTCAAGTAAAGCCATTTGCAGTATCTCATTTCTTTTTTTTTCACCTCCGGAAAAGCCTTGATTTACACTCCTTGATAGGAATGCCTGATCCATTTTCACAATTTCTAACTTTTCTTTAACTAATTCTTCAAAATCAAAAGTATCCAATTCTTCTTTGTTGAGGAATTTCCTTCTAGCGTTAGTTGAAACTCTAAGAAACTCAAGATTACTTACACCTGGAATCTCAATTGGATATTGAAAACCGAGAAAAATTCCTGATTGAGATCTCTCTTCAGGTTCTAGAGAGTTGATGTTTTCACCTAAAAATTTTATGTAGCCATTTGTAATATTATACGAGGGATGTCCTGCAATGATTTTCGAAAGAGTACTTTTGCCACATCCATTTCTTCCCATAATGGCATGGATTTCTCCAGGATAGACAGTAAGTGAAACTCCTTTTAAAATTGGAAGATTATCAATAGATGCAGAGAGATTTTCAACTTCTAAAATTGGATCTGATTCTTTCATTTTATTTTGCATTTCAGTTTAGAAATTGATTAATTAACCTACTGATCCCTCTAGTTTAAGTGCCAGTAACTTATCTGCTTCAGCAGCAAATTCCATAGGTAATTGATTAAATACATCTCTGCAAAAACCGCTGACCATCATAGATACTGCCTCCTCAAATTCTATACCTCTGCTTTGGAGATAAAAAAGTTGGTCTTCTGAGATTCTACATGTGCTTGCTTCATGCTCAATTTCAGAATTGGGTTGTTGAGATTTTATGTAAGGGAATGTATTTGCAGAAGCTTGATCCCCTATTAACATTGAATCACATTGACTGTAATTTCTTGATCCTGTAGCTTTTGTTCCCATTTTGACAAGACCTCTATAGCTATTTTTTGAGTTACCTGCACTAATACCTTTGCTAACAATAGTTGATTTGGTCTTAGGACCAATATGGATCATTTTTGTGCCAGTATCTGCTTGCTGAAGATTATTGGTGAGAGCCACTGAATAAAATTCTCCTACAGATTCTTCCCCTAAAAGAAGACAGCTAGGATATTTCCATGTAATTGCAGACCCTGTTTCAACTTGAGACCAGCTAATTTTACTTCTCTTACCTAAACATTTTCCTCTCTTGGTGACAAAATTAAAAATTCCGCCAATACCTTCTTCATCACCAGCATACCAATTTTGCACTGTAGAATATTTTATTGAGGCGTCGTCTAATGCTATAAGCTCTACAACTGCTGCATGTAGGGTATTTGTATCAAACATTGGAGCTGTACAACCTTCTAGATAACTTACAGAACTTGATTCTTCAGCAATGATTAATGTTCTTTCGAATTGTCCTGAATCTCCACTATTAATTCTGAAGTAGGAAGATAGATCCATAGGGCAGGTAACACCTTTTGGGATATAAACAAAAGAACCATCACTAAAAACTGCAGAATTTAGTGCTGCAAAATAATTATCACTAGCTGGAACTACTGTACCTAAATATTTTTCAATCAAATCCGCGTGATTTTTTACTGCTTCACTAATTGAGCAAAATATAACTCCATGTTCAGCAAGTTCTTCTCTAAAAGTTGTGGCTATAGAAACACTATCAAAGACAGCATCTACTGCTACATTTGTAAGTTTTTTTTGCTCCGTGAGGGGAATTCCTAATTTGTCAAAAGTCTCAAGAAGTTTGGGATCAACTTCATCTAAGCTAGAAATTTTCTCTTTTTGCTTAGGAGCAGAGTAATAAATAATATCTTGATAATCAATTTTTTTATATCCTAATGCTGCCCAATCAGGCTCTTTCATTTTTTGCCATTTTTTAAAGGCTTTTAATCTAAAATCAAGAAGAAATTTTGGCTCTTCTTTTTTCTGTGAAATTAATTTTATGATATCTTCATTTAATCCCTTTTCTATTTTTTCAGTTTCAATATCAGTAACGAAACCATATTTGTAAGGCTCTTTTACTACATCTTTAACTAAATTTTCGTTGACCATGTTATCAAAAATAACTTATTACAATTAGCTTTATATACTTTAACGAAAGATACCCCCAATATTGAGTTTTTTTCCTTTATTAAAACTAAAAATTAATGTCTAATCATCTTGATCCCTTGTCTAACCCATTAAACGTAGAAACTATTCAAGAAATTGATAATCTTGATCTACCTATAATGCAGAAACATCATTTAAGAATTCTCGCTCATTGCCTTCAGATTTTAAAAATTATCAATGTAGATAATAGTTTGGAATATCAAAATAAAAATCCCCTGAGAGAATGGTGTGATAACCAATCCAAAAAATTTGATGATAAAAAATTTAGTGATCTTTTTTATGAGCAGTTAGAATCTACTTCCAAAAAATTAAGTACTTTTTCAAAAAAAATAGGTAAAAGTATTGAGGATTTAGAGATAGATGATTTAGTACTTCTAGTTGAACAACGCTGAATTCTCTTTTTATTTAAATGATCCCGAAGAAAAAATATATTTTTGTTGAGTCGTTAACAAATTCAGGTAATAAATTTTAAAAAAAAAGAAAATTAATTTACATTTCAAAAAGATCTAAAAATTAATTAATTGCTTTGATACCAACTGTTTTGAAGAGAAATATCAATTTTGAAAATTCTTTAGTAGTCAGAGGATCCTGACGACAGGCCAAAAAGACACACAATTCCTAAAAAAAAAGAACATACTGATCCCAAACAAAAACGGAGAATTTAAAGTGGCTGATGGGATCATGAATAAAGATCAATTACTCTCACTAACACTCAGACAATTACGTCAAGAAGCAAGTAAATTATCGGTACCTCTGTACAGTCGCAAAACAAAAGCCGTTTTAGTTGATTTAATACTTAAATATCAAGAAAAATCTACAAAAAAAACATACACTGTAGCTCCTCAGTCACAATCTGAAGAAACTTCTGAGTCCAGTGCTTTTAAGAGTAGTGAAGAAGTTAAAACAAATGTAGTTTTCCTACCCCGAGATCCAGATTGGGCTTATGTTTTTTGGCAAATTTCTGATGCAGATAGAGAAAAAGCACAATCTTTGGGAGCCAATAAATTATGTTTAAGATTATTTGATGCATCTGGTTCTGAAGGAAGCAACTTGAATCAAGGAACACTTAGAGAGATAGCAGTTGATAGTTACAGTACTGAGTGGTACTTGCCGATCCCACTTGCAGATAGAGATTATAAAGTTGAATTAGGTTACAAATATGGTTTTAACTGGATGTCATTGGCATTTTCTTCGATAAGCCATGTTCCTGGGTCTCATCCTTCTGAGCAAATTCTTGATAAATTTGTACCTTTTAATTTAGATTCTACTTCTGAGTCAATCCCAGATATTTCTAATCCTGTTGTTTCAGAATTAAATGGTATGCATGAAAGGTTATACCAAGCAGCAACTAACATTCCTCTCAGAAGAAAAGTTGGTTCTGAAGAATTTATGGAAAACTTAAACTCAACAAATCTTAACGATAATCTTACAGACTCAGGTGCTGGTAAATGGTCATCAGGTTTAAATGATTCTGGAAGCGGAATTGTTAAAAATAGATCTTTTTGGCTAGTTGCTGATGCTGAATTAATTGTTTATGGAGCTACAGAGCCTTCTGCAAAACTGACAATCGGTGGAGAAGATGTACCTCTTGCTGCAGATGGTACTTTTAGAATTCAAGTTCCATTTAGAGACGGGACTCAAAAATATGATATTAAAGCTGTTAGTGTATCTGGTGAGCAAGAAAAAAGTATATCAATGAAATTTGACAGAACTACACCACTTGACGATACTAATGAAAAAGATAATGCTGAAACTGAATGGTTTTAATAAATTAAATTAATGCTGAAAAAAATTGTAGCTTTTACTCCATTGTTTGGTGCATTAACGTTTCCATTAATAGTTCCAATTACAATTTCTAAATTTGGTGTTAACTATGGAATTCTTAGTGCATTATTAATTTCTTCATTATGGTTTATCGCTATGTTAAGAACTTCCGAAATGCCTCATTAATTTAGTTAGATTTTTGGAAGTTTCTTAAAAATATGAATCAAGTTAGTGAAATTAATATCAATTCTCCTTTTCTAGACCAAAAACCTGGTACCTCTGGATTAAGAAAAAGTACTTTAAAGTTTCAGGAAGAACATTATCTAGAAATTTTTATTGAAGCAATCTTACAATCATTAGAAGATTTAAAAGGTTCAACGTTAGTAGTTGGTGGTGATGGCAGATATGGCAATATTGAAGCAATAGAAAAAATTGTCCAAATATGCATCGCTCATAAAGTTCAAAAGGTTATTGTTCCAAAATACGGTTTATTATCTACTCCTGCGACATCTCATTTAATTAGAAAAGAAAACGCTATTGGTGGAATTATTCTTTCTGCAAGCCATAATCCTGGTGGGATTGATGGCGACTTTGGAGTGAAATTGAATATCTCTAATGGTGGCCCAGCTCCTGAGATAATTACTAATAAGATTTTTAAGGCTTCACAATTACTAACTAGTTATAAAATTTGTAAAATTCAATTACCTGATTTTAGTGAATATGGAACTTATCATTACGACGAAACTACCTTAGAAATTATTGATGGGTTAACAGATTATTCTAATTTGATGGAGAAAATTTTTGACTTTGATCAAATTAGTGATTTTTTAAATAAAGACTTCTCGTTAATCTTTGATGCAATGAATG contains:
- a CDS encoding SufD family Fe-S cluster assembly protein → MEIIEKIKTNKSDNNLTEIQKICLHKLQSSPLPNPKSELWRLSNKSKLSNFLDYSINEKDSKFDIPYPKNSQSTIRLIIGENCQTKLIEKNYSIQKLSEDELQKYIKEQISFFKQNENWSDLLNLSLSCKNNILGLKINGSKIPPIEIFSHASSNSLNAKTLVIFLEKNCDVELLQVNLGKENSSLSQSTFFCLKENSSVNHGVVSYGENSSNLLNSLNVIQQKNSVYNLGSLHFKFNYARFEISIKQSAGNAKTNIKGMQITKKDEQISTYTKIEFNGPNGFLDQINKSLADDKSHAIFEGSIIVPKIAQRTDASQLSRNLLLSNLAQIDTKPQLEIIADDVKCKHGATISQLNEEELFYMRTRGITLTEASKLQLSSYFQEIISFIPISKDKWDLLDKLLNEN
- the sufB gene encoding Fe-S cluster assembly protein SufB, coding for MVNENLVKDVVKEPYKYGFVTDIETEKIEKGLNEDIIKLISQKKEEPKFLLDFRLKAFKKWQKMKEPDWAALGYKKIDYQDIIYYSAPKQKEKISSLDEVDPKLLETFDKLGIPLTEQKKLTNVAVDAVFDSVSIATTFREELAEHGVIFCSISEAVKNHADLIEKYLGTVVPASDNYFAALNSAVFSDGSFVYIPKGVTCPMDLSSYFRINSGDSGQFERTLIIAEESSSVSYLEGCTAPMFDTNTLHAAVVELIALDDASIKYSTVQNWYAGDEEGIGGIFNFVTKRGKCLGKRSKISWSQVETGSAITWKYPSCLLLGEESVGEFYSVALTNNLQQADTGTKMIHIGPKTKSTIVSKGISAGNSKNSYRGLVKMGTKATGSRNYSQCDSMLIGDQASANTFPYIKSQQPNSEIEHEASTCRISEDQLFYLQSRGIEFEEAVSMMVSGFCRDVFNQLPMEFAAEADKLLALKLEGSVG
- the sufC gene encoding Fe-S cluster assembly ATPase SufC; translated protein: MQNKMKESDPILEVENLSASIDNLPILKGVSLTVYPGEIHAIMGRNGCGKSTLSKIIAGHPSYNITNGYIKFLGENINSLEPEERSQSGIFLGFQYPIEIPGVSNLEFLRVSTNARRKFLNKEELDTFDFEELVKEKLEIVKMDQAFLSRSVNQGFSGGEKKRNEILQMALLEPKIAILDETDSGLDIDALRIVASGIKKISNAQTGIILITHYQRLLDEIKPNYVHVMSDGQIIKTGESDLALELEEKGYEWTDNFIKET
- a CDS encoding DUF4912 domain-containing protein yields the protein MADGIMNKDQLLSLTLRQLRQEASKLSVPLYSRKTKAVLVDLILKYQEKSTKKTYTVAPQSQSEETSESSAFKSSEEVKTNVVFLPRDPDWAYVFWQISDADREKAQSLGANKLCLRLFDASGSEGSNLNQGTLREIAVDSYSTEWYLPIPLADRDYKVELGYKYGFNWMSLAFSSISHVPGSHPSEQILDKFVPFNLDSTSESIPDISNPVVSELNGMHERLYQAATNIPLRRKVGSEEFMENLNSTNLNDNLTDSGAGKWSSGLNDSGSGIVKNRSFWLVADAELIVYGATEPSAKLTIGGEDVPLAADGTFRIQVPFRDGTQKYDIKAVSVSGEQEKSISMKFDRTTPLDDTNEKDNAETEWF